One genomic segment of Esox lucius isolate fEsoLuc1 chromosome 15, fEsoLuc1.pri, whole genome shotgun sequence includes these proteins:
- the ctsl.1 gene encoding cathepsin L.1, whose protein sequence is MASENEDLDKEFEEWKIEHGKEYKSEEEEAKRKTIWLQSRNFVIEHNKKYDQGETTFTCGMNHMSDLEPHEICCGGRRKCHKEKTES, encoded by the exons ATGGCAAGCGAAAACGAAGATCTGGACAAGGAGTTTGAAGAGTGGAAAATTGAACAtg GGAAGGAGTACAAatctgaggaagaggaggccaAGCGCAAGACGATTTGGCTACAATCAAGGAACTTTGTTATAGAGCACAACAAGAAATATGACCAGGGAGAGACAACCTTTACATGTGGCATGAATCACATGTCAGACTTG GAACCTCATGAGATCTGCTGTGGTGGCAGGAGAAAGTGTCACAAAGAGAAGACTGAAAGTTAG